The following is a genomic window from Tripterygium wilfordii isolate XIE 37 chromosome 19, ASM1340144v1, whole genome shotgun sequence.
ATGGAGAAGAAATGGAGAGAGATGTGGGCCACTTTTCAAGTAACCAAGAAGCATCACCTATTGAAGATGTTGAAGAAAACAGCAAGGATGACAGCAATGGAGACGATGAGCTGAGGAGAAGAGTAGAAGAATTTATCGATAAGGTTAATAAAGGATGGAAGGCAGAATTATTGAAGAAACCATGTCTGGTTTACCAATAGATACTGGAACCTCAAAGATTAACTGTGCATTTTtgtaacaaaaataaattgcaAGGAATGTTCTAATTCTAAATGAATTTCTACATTTTCTATTTGTTTCTGTGGATGGCAACTTTGCTTGAGATTCAGAGAAAGCCCTCAGGACAGGAATAACATAATGTCCATGAAGGCTTCACATGACAAAAAGAGGAAAAGCAACAACTGGGAAAGGGGAAGTTTGGACAAAGCAACagtcaattttcttttctgctAAATATCAGGATATTGTATGCGCTCCCAACTCTATTTTAATCAAATCGCAATCCCATGCGCATAAAGCTTGCTTCGTCCAGATTCTAGCGTCACATGGATGAAGATTAAAAAGGGCAATAAGGCCACATTCGCAATGATATCAAACGAGAGAAATGGTCAGCGTAAATTGCAACGAAGAACATAATCAACAAAGCCGTAAAATTATGAAGAGGAAACTAAGAAATTATGTCTAATGTAGTGCTTCAAGTTGGCACTTTTGAATGATAAAGTCATAAACAACATCAGGTTTCATACATCTCGAAATGTTACACTACCAAATCAGACAACACTAGATGGTACACCGTGGCACCAGCCGCGGGATAATCCTAAATAAATCCTACCTAAAGCTAATCAGAAATAGCACAACTCTCGGGAAAATACATCTCCATGTTAAAGCCTAGTTTGTCCTTAAAAAAGCCAATTCATTTATACTTGTTCCAGACAGGTTAACCTAACGCTGTTATTCTgcataaaaaacaatgaagataCAACAAGGGTACAAAGTTTGAACTTGATCACAAAGAAACCTCACAGTTTGATTGGTCTGGGCCATTAGAATCATCTCCGGGAGAAGATGTCTTATCGTCAGCAGCTGAGTTACTGAAGCCTTGCAGTGGATTCAGAGAAGCTGACTTGTCTCCACGGAAGGATGAAGAGGGAGCAACAGTTGGATTTATTCCACCATAGGCCTGTTTCAGTTCTTCTGCAGAGATTACAGAGAGAGCATTCGTGGTGATTGGGGTGGCAACTACTGCAGGCTCACTCCTCTGCTTTTTGTGTTTCTGCTCCTGCTGGTGACCAGGCAGAAAACTGGCCACAACAACCTGATATATCCGCAACAATTCAGAGAGGAGAAATCAAGACGCACAACTTGCTCTCGGACAGCGGCAAGTGTGTAATCTCACTAAAAGATCTAGCATTCCTCTTAGTTATCTATTTCAGgacttttttgttgttttacatcatcatcatccgagcctttatcccaaaagtttggggtcagtTACACGAGTCTACGagaacatcattggaaatccactacatgtatttgttttctccattcatttctatcatggatcatacattcatccactccttttaaattcatataatttcttataactttaaaccatgtctttttaggtctacctcgctgcctcctactctctcctataaaaattctctcattcctCCTCACTGCCGCACCACTATCTCTACGTTAGAcatgtccataccatcttaactgattttctcgtaacttatcttcaataggtgctactcctaccttaaatctaataatctcatttcttatcctatctttcGATTAATTACTCTTTTTATAAGAAGTGATAAATTAGCTATAGAATTTCTTTTTTCATAATCTTATGTTAAAGcaaaatatttgtattttcataatatttatcaaaagaagatGCAAAACCTGTGATAACGTTGAGTAATGAATGAATTTTGTCCCCTCATCCTCTCCCTATAAATTTGCTCTGTAAAATTCTTACCTGCACAGGCCCTGCTGCTACCAACAAACCAGCAAGTCCTCCCCCAAAAACACGACCATCCGGGCCAGCCAGAGACACGCTTATTCCTCCAGATCTACTCTTTGTAACTCCATTCTCAATAGGTGTATACGATCCAGACAAAGAGAGTATCTCAAAACGTCCCTGAGGGGAAAAAATGTTAAAGCTTGATGATTCTTCCAATGTTAAATCCACAAAGTATGATTAAATTTCAGCCACTTCATTAATTAGCTACCTACAAGAGAAGAAAAGTCGGGCAACTTGAGATGGCATCAGACAGATATGAGAGTATCATCACTAGGGTTTAACACGGGATTATAAATGGATCATCATTCTCCCAAGAAGTAAAAGAAGACGAAACAGAAGCAGAAGCAGGACAACAATGTGCATTAACATTACCAAAATTACTTTTACAAGGCTACTCACAGTTTGTTCACCACTAACCATCATAATGTTCaattattgaaattaaaaaaatcaatttcaaaagCGTCAAAGAAACATCAAGGAATATAAATTTGAGGGCACCATAGCTTTCACCAGCTTTTATTTCCAAACCAGTATCCAACAGAAAGTTCACCGAAGGGAAACATGTATCCTGCTTGCTAACATTCGCTCATTTTAAATCATTTCAGTTTGTATAAGAAATCATAGCAGGATGGATGAATGCCTCACCTCATATGTTAGAGTGCCCCCAGAAGAAGATGGTTGACGAAGTGTAACATTTGAAATGGTACCATTTGCAGAAAGAATGCATATAGCACGAGCACCTTGCTGCGAAAATGACATAACCTTCATTGTAACATCCTGCAACAACCAGGAGAGAAGtaagaaatgaaaaatatttttaacacaCCAGTCACTGACTAACAACAATAGCTAAAATTATAATTCTTAAGAAATCGTTTTCATAGAGAATCTGTGATTATCTTTTTTGTTGTGTCTTACTAAGCAACAACACCAGCAGCAAACCTTAATCCAGTATTTAGGATCAGCTGCATAAAGACTACTTAAGAGTCCAGCATATGACTTAAATAGACTACTTACTAGttactaaatatattcatttcCATCGAAGAGAGGCATAAAGAGAACAATTTCAATTATATCCTCAATCCTTACTAattgcatgaagaaaatttaaatatattttcaaaGGCCTACCTCACCCGCATTGACTGTGATAACATGGGGTGTGAAATTTGCTCCAACAAAGTAAGCAATTTTGTTACCTGTGAAATGACATTTTGAAGAATTTAGTTGTTGCAGAACTATACTTTCAGAAAGCATGCTCTAAACACCAGGTCAAATCATTTCACCAGAAAACTAGCGAAAATTTTCAAACAGGAGCATGGTTTACATATAACAGAGCTCCTACCTTTGCAAAGGAGACTACAAAATTCACTCTTATTGAGAATACAGTTTCGATTTACtatttacaaaataaatttaCCCAAAAATAATGACACAGTTCCCTTGTATGTCTCGTATGAGATACACCCAGGTGAAAAAAGCAAGATGCATTGTATATAACCGTCAACAACTACGCAATTGGCACATTAAACAATTCTCTTTGTTTCCTTTGCAGTGGACTCTTCTGAATTTCCCATTTCCCCTCACAAAAGGTAACAACCAACAAGTACATTATTCTTATATGGCAGCATTCAGCATCAGCATCAAATCCTGCTCTCCCTCAGTTTCTACCACTAATTCCAGATATCAGATATGAGTCAGGAAATCACAGAGATGAGGGTCCCACCACCCCTTCatcaaacccaacaaaaacTCTTTCCAACTCTAATGCAAAACCCAAATCACAATAATCTCAAATGTGTAACACTTAAACGTTAAAACTTGTTTGTAGCTAAATAACAGATCATAATTTAAAGATCCCAAAGTAGTGTACTAGTGAAATGTAAAGCACTTTAATCTCAATTTATAGCTACAtaatagataataatttaagGATCCCAAATGTAGTACGGTCGTGAAATGTaagacaatcaatctcatttatAGATACCATAACAGATCATGATTTCAAAGATCACAAATGTGGTGTATTAGTGACACATAATCAAAACCACATGTTTTTAGCTTTTACCTGGGGTCTCATATTCAAATTTATGAGACTTCTTTATGGAATCAATTTGGCGCCCTCGTTTCCAAGCTGAGAAGTCTCCGGTGAGTGGAATCGATGATGATATTGGTGTGGGAGACAGGGCCGTCGTCACTGTCCCATCGGCACTGTACTTTCTTGGCCTCCCCCTCTTCTTTTTTACCACCTCAGTACCCGAAGCAAGAGGCACTGCCACGCCCACCGGAGAGGCCATTGTGGGACCGGGTAGTTGGCTAGGGTTTTCAGTAGCCCTAGCGACAATTCTATAGCTATCAGGAGCTTCCTCGCCCCTCAGTGCAACCTCAGAATTCATTCCCTCTTTTGCCTCCAAAGACAGATCAAACAACCAAAAGCCCTCCAAAAATCTCTAAAACCTTTACAACTCTAATACCTaaacaataaataacaaaaaattaccTACAACTAATACATGAAGAAATTGATCATTAATCAAATTCATATAAGGAAAATGAGCTGAAATATGAAGAAGAACAGCTCGAGTTCtacagaaattaaaagaaaaaaaaaaaaaaaaacccaaggcCCTAGTTGAATTCTTGAAGATCAGCTAAATAATACAGTTTTTACCATCTGCTTTGCTCTGTGAAGCACAAAAGAAGAACTTTGTGGATTAAAACTCCACCATTGCAGACGCTGCACAGAGCTTCGATGGTGAAAATTTTGATACAGCAAAAAAGTTAACATGAACCTTGCAAAAATTACAgggtaaaaaatgaaaattttctgcGTGATTGCAGAATTTCTTCAAGacaagagaattttttttagggttttccaggaaaaggagaagaaataaataaagcagaaaaatggggaaaaattaaagtaaaattgtaaatatatatgatttaatattgcaaattaaattcataattaatattttaattgaaaAACCCAAGTATAAATTATGGTTAAGAAAATGATTCACGTCCGTCTTGGAAATTCAATAGACCTGATTTAATAAATGGCAGAGCTAGTAAATGTtaatattaaagaaataaaatttgggaaaagaaaaatagttttatattttatttaaatctgtacgttttattatttaaagctcccaaaaaaacaaagaagatttAAAGCTGTAAAGCTAACGTTAGAGCCATTCCCATTTTTCCAACTACTGACATTTCCTTTGTCTTTTCAGTTAAACTAAAATTGACTATACAAAATCTAATTGCCCTCTCTACTTTTTGGAAATTTACCATTGAGGCCACTCTTCTTACAAGGCAGAGAACGAAAAAGCCAATTCTGCTGGTTCCAAAAGCAGCTTTGCATGCAGCTTCTTCATGTCCTTGATTACCATAACCTACTAATTCAAAACAAAACCCAGCTTAGTCTCATCTGAAATCATTTTGTTTCCTAGCAtacccttcttttcttttctttttaaacgaACATcacctaaacttttttttttaaatggataaCAACACCAGACAAGTTTGCCTTTTGAACAGTTTACCCAGACCGTTAGAGCTGCGcgtaaaagtttttcacgtgatGACTAGATAAGTGGGGTTAAAGCTCAATATGTGGTCACAAGAGTATTGTTTTCAGTggaaatcgaactcaagacataaaccctaaaacacGTATCATTCTGAAGATGCATAGAAAGCAATACAACATATGTTCATTGAAAGAAAACATGAAAGTGAAACATACAAAGGCCACATATTTGGTGGA
Proteins encoded in this region:
- the LOC119985125 gene encoding AT-hook motif nuclear-localized protein 6-like, whose protein sequence is MNSEVALRGEEAPDSYRIVARATENPSQLPGPTMASPVGVAVPLASGTEVVKKKRGRPRKYSADGTVTTALSPTPISSSIPLTGDFSAWKRGRQIDSIKKSHKFEYETPGNKIAYFVGANFTPHVITVNAGEDVTMKVMSFSQQGARAICILSANGTISNVTLRQPSSSGGTLTYEGRFEILSLSGSYTPIENGVTKSRSGGISVSLAGPDGRVFGGGLAGLLVAAGPVQVVVASFLPGHQQEQKHKKQRSEPAVVATPITTNALSVISAEELKQAYGGINPTVAPSSSFRGDKSASLNPLQGFSNSAADDKTSSPGDDSNGPDQSNCEVSL